In the genome of Mugil cephalus isolate CIBA_MC_2020 chromosome 21, CIBA_Mcephalus_1.1, whole genome shotgun sequence, one region contains:
- the si:ch211-202p1.5 gene encoding endothelin-1: MMDFTYLWLLTTTLMLIQQHQVSTFTVKSPTAKEGPQAQLAHEAHLREKRCSCENQKDKECIFFCHIGIVWVNTPSHVVPYGFGSVRLRREISRCLCTDPEDRKCQSFCSVQTQQGENKRKPERQLKRHQGALWEKRSRHVLRHQT; encoded by the exons ATGATGGACTTCACTTACCTCTGGCTCCTCACCACAACTCTGATGTTGATCCAGCAGCATCAAG TCTCTACGTTCACTGTGAAGAGTCCCACAGCGAAGGAAGGCCCCCAGGCGCAGCTCGCCCATGAGGCCCACCTGCGTGAGAAACGCTGCTCCTGCGAGAACCAGAAAGACAaggagtgtatttttttctgtcacattgGCATCGTCTGGGTCAACACTCCGAG CCACGTGGTGCCGTACGGATTCGGTTCGGTGCGACTGAGGAGGGAGATCAGCCGCTGCCTCTGCACCGAcccagaggacaggaagtgtcaGAGCTTCTGCTCCGTCCAGACGCAACA aGGTGAAAACAAGAGGAAGCCAGAGAGGCAGCTGAAGAGACACCaaggtgcattgtgggaaaaaaGGAGCAGACACGTACTCAGACATCAGAcctga